A stretch of the Streptomyces sp. NBC_00078 genome encodes the following:
- a CDS encoding MAB_1171c family putative transporter, protein MAWSPAGFVNEFYPSFWWIPAGVLTAALAIKLPTIVRLWSDPLLRAVGGVLLLACAVFVFVAPSTIARVNRITGVPNISAPWVYSLLTAFCGSCLLLIIAWRNGLSDRSASTVRAVRWVIAGSCTVIAALWVLFALADAPVERLRDLDTYYADTPYMREMILLYLLAQALATVITSCLIWNWVRTEGLDAWLRWGLKFLGVGYATQLSFYAVKLPAVVARWTGHPLDWLSTAVAPPLACLSAILIAVGFILPHAGQYLHERWRVHAAHHRLRPLYLLMRTVNGGGVPFVLHATPELRLIRRETFIRDVLLPLARHIDEDRRHRAYEAALALGHAPAHARALACAVALQDAVEAHRRPTDTAPDHAPGTTDLLREITTVSQALRHPDDLLAVRTRATGPGLAGRGAAASDQRGVSG, encoded by the coding sequence CTGGCGTGGTCCCCCGCGGGTTTCGTCAACGAGTTCTACCCGTCGTTCTGGTGGATCCCGGCCGGCGTCCTGACCGCCGCCCTGGCGATCAAGCTGCCCACCATCGTGCGGCTGTGGAGCGACCCGCTGCTGCGGGCCGTGGGCGGCGTCCTGCTTCTCGCCTGCGCCGTGTTCGTGTTCGTGGCGCCGTCGACGATCGCCCGGGTCAACCGGATCACGGGCGTGCCGAACATCTCGGCGCCCTGGGTGTACTCGCTGCTGACCGCGTTCTGCGGCTCCTGTCTGCTGCTGATCATCGCGTGGCGCAACGGGCTGTCCGACCGTTCGGCGTCGACGGTCCGCGCCGTGCGCTGGGTGATCGCCGGCTCCTGCACGGTGATCGCCGCCCTGTGGGTGCTGTTCGCGCTGGCGGACGCGCCGGTGGAACGTCTGCGGGACCTCGACACGTACTACGCCGACACCCCGTACATGCGCGAGATGATCCTGCTCTATCTCCTCGCGCAGGCCCTTGCCACCGTGATCACCTCGTGCCTGATCTGGAACTGGGTCCGCACCGAAGGACTGGACGCCTGGCTGCGCTGGGGCCTGAAGTTCCTGGGTGTCGGTTACGCGACCCAACTCTCCTTCTATGCGGTCAAGTTGCCCGCGGTGGTGGCCCGCTGGACCGGCCATCCCCTGGACTGGCTGAGCACGGCGGTGGCCCCGCCCCTCGCCTGTCTGTCGGCCATCCTGATAGCGGTCGGCTTCATCCTGCCGCACGCCGGCCAGTACCTGCACGAACGCTGGCGGGTCCATGCCGCCCACCACCGCCTGCGCCCCCTGTACCTCCTCATGCGCACGGTGAACGGCGGCGGCGTGCCGTTCGTCCTTCACGCCACGCCGGAGCTACGGCTCATCCGCCGGGAGACGTTCATCCGCGACGTCCTGCTCCCCCTGGCCCGCCACATCGACGAGGACCGACGCCACCGGGCCTACGAGGCCGCCCTCGCCCTCGGCCACGCCCCGGCCCACGCCAGGGCCCTCGCCTGCGCGGTGGCCCTCCAGGACGCGGTCGAGGCCCACCGCCGGCCGACGGACACCGCCCCGGACCACGCCCCCGGCACCACGGACCTGCTCCGCGAGATCACCACCGTGTCCCAGGCCCTGCGCCACCCGGACGACCTCCTGGCCGTACGCACCCGCGCAACGGGACCGGGCCTGGCGGGGCGCGGCGCCGCTGCGAGCGATCAGCGGGGGGTTTCTGGCTGA
- a CDS encoding DUF6087 family protein: MAEEEPLHEWAARRDRRRAADREITGTRRAVPLADGARASHIAPDAPRALLEWDGHAWVTVGVAADADAAREFLGLVPPPASESGQDVQPAPPGLGPGRGRHRKP, from the coding sequence ATGGCGGAAGAGGAGCCCCTGCACGAGTGGGCAGCCCGACGCGACCGACGCCGGGCTGCGGATCGGGAGATCACTGGCACACGCCGGGCCGTCCCCCTTGCCGACGGAGCTCGCGCCTCCCACATTGCCCCCGATGCCCCGCGTGCCCTGCTGGAGTGGGACGGGCACGCATGGGTGACGGTCGGTGTCGCGGCAGACGCGGACGCCGCCCGGGAATTCCTCGGCCTTGTGCCCCCACCTGCCTCTGAGAGTGGGCAGGACGTTCAGCCCGCTCCGCCCGGTCTCGGTCCCGGCCGAGGGCGTCACCGAAAGCCCTGA
- a CDS encoding TerD family protein produces the protein MHEMVKGSNVSLTALSENLGSVMVGLGWVSPSGEGDADVSVLLLGTNGKVRIDTDFYFYNNPVAADGSVQLLGKTPTADGNEDRIGFDLTAVPADVDRIVVAASRYDGARFGELEDLGVTLADAAGEHLLRFAIDDADSVSAIIFGELYRRGDEWKFRAVGQGYETGLAGLATDFGVNIDDDAVEAETLENAGDSNTTAPAAPVEALPQAAALEAIPAPRKPDEAEATPRKPAARPRTAKKKVTLPKVTRKSLADNESWREARAFPVSVLKSDRDRETRATSVLLSVMAQVPEFGRRLTAAFGAPAGRMETFTEVSLPHGDTPRRPDGVIRVERAGKLWTALVETKTNGNSLKAEQVQAYMDIAARRGYEAVITLSNDVALEGSPLVDVKIDGRRKHKVALRHLSWAEVTHQAQMLIRHEGVGNAAHAWLLQELLHYLQHENSGCHGFQNMGSAWVPVRNGIDDETLCRGEPRALEVVESWERLIRQVCIRLGGELGQKVLPAQRAKRGADPGARRALLADRLCVDGRLHAGLRVEGAPGLLAVTADLRTGKLRISVEIPVPDQGYPLSWAKRLIRRLEEAPADLHVETLVEGEGGGPRGTLERLRPEPADMLPKNAATRITGFRLSLLKSMGNGRGNAETGFIRSVDDAVQRFYTAVVVHLDAATQQRVSSKERTSTG, from the coding sequence ATGCACGAAATGGTCAAGGGCTCGAACGTGTCCCTGACGGCCCTGAGCGAGAACCTCGGTTCGGTGATGGTCGGCCTGGGCTGGGTGAGCCCGAGCGGCGAAGGCGACGCGGACGTGTCCGTCTTACTCCTGGGCACGAACGGCAAGGTGCGCATCGACACCGACTTCTACTTCTACAACAACCCGGTCGCTGCCGACGGAAGCGTGCAGTTGCTGGGGAAGACGCCAACGGCGGACGGCAACGAGGACCGCATCGGCTTCGATCTCACCGCCGTTCCGGCTGACGTGGACCGCATCGTCGTAGCCGCGAGCCGGTACGACGGGGCCCGGTTCGGTGAGCTGGAGGACCTGGGGGTGACACTGGCCGACGCGGCGGGCGAGCACCTCCTCCGGTTCGCCATCGACGACGCCGACTCGGTGAGCGCGATCATCTTCGGAGAGCTGTACCGGCGCGGGGACGAGTGGAAGTTCCGGGCCGTGGGTCAGGGTTACGAAACCGGCCTGGCCGGCCTGGCCACGGACTTCGGGGTGAACATCGACGACGACGCGGTCGAGGCGGAGACGCTCGAAAACGCTGGGGACTCGAATACGACGGCTCCCGCCGCCCCCGTCGAGGCACTGCCGCAGGCCGCCGCCCTCGAGGCCATCCCGGCTCCCCGGAAACCGGACGAGGCCGAGGCCACGCCGAGGAAGCCGGCCGCGCGGCCGCGCACGGCGAAGAAGAAGGTCACGCTGCCCAAGGTGACCAGGAAGTCCCTGGCGGACAACGAGTCCTGGCGGGAAGCCAGGGCCTTTCCGGTCTCGGTGCTCAAGAGCGACCGGGACCGGGAGACGCGCGCCACCTCGGTGTTGTTGTCGGTGATGGCGCAGGTGCCCGAGTTCGGCAGAAGGCTCACGGCCGCGTTCGGGGCGCCGGCGGGCCGTATGGAGACGTTCACCGAGGTCTCCCTGCCGCACGGCGACACGCCCCGGCGCCCCGACGGGGTCATCCGCGTCGAGCGGGCCGGGAAGCTGTGGACGGCGCTCGTCGAGACCAAGACCAACGGCAACTCCCTCAAGGCCGAACAGGTGCAGGCGTACATGGACATCGCCGCCCGTCGTGGCTACGAGGCCGTGATCACGCTGTCGAACGATGTCGCCCTGGAGGGCAGCCCGCTCGTCGACGTCAAGATCGACGGGCGGCGCAAGCACAAGGTGGCCCTGCGGCATCTGTCCTGGGCCGAAGTCACCCACCAGGCACAGATGTTGATCCGGCACGAAGGCGTTGGGAACGCGGCGCACGCCTGGCTGCTCCAGGAGCTGCTGCACTATCTGCAGCACGAGAACTCCGGCTGCCACGGCTTCCAGAACATGGGCTCGGCCTGGGTGCCCGTGCGCAACGGAATCGACGACGAAACCCTGTGCCGGGGCGAACCCCGGGCGCTGGAAGTGGTCGAGAGCTGGGAGCGGCTCATCCGCCAGGTGTGCATCCGGCTGGGCGGCGAACTCGGGCAGAAGGTGCTCCCCGCCCAGCGGGCCAAGCGCGGAGCTGATCCCGGGGCGCGCCGGGCCCTGCTGGCGGACAGGCTCTGCGTCGACGGGCGGCTTCATGCCGGGTTGCGCGTCGAGGGCGCGCCCGGTCTGCTTGCCGTCACCGCCGACCTGCGGACCGGCAAGCTCCGTATCTCGGTCGAGATCCCAGTACCGGACCAGGGCTACCCACTGAGCTGGGCCAAGCGTCTGATCCGCCGGCTGGAGGAAGCCCCTGCGGACCTGCACGTCGAGACCCTGGTCGAAGGCGAGGGGGGCGGACCCCGGGGGACTCTGGAGCGCCTGCGCCCCGAGCCGGCCGACATGCTCCCGAAGAACGCCGCCACCCGGATCACCGGTTTCCGCCTGTCCCTGCTCAAGAGCATGGGCAACGGCCGCGGCAACGCTGAGACCGGCTTCATCCGCAGCGTGGACGACGCGGTGCAACGCTTCTATACGGCAGTGGTGGTCCACCTGGACGCTGCGACGCAGCAACGGGTTTCGTCGAAGGAGCGCACCAGCACGGGATGA
- a CDS encoding IclR family transcriptional regulator: MGRLVPAVTRALDILELFLDGDGTLSAPDIVRRLQLPRTTVHELVTTLAARAYIIQVPGQPGRYRLGVRPYQLGSRYAEQLDLAAEGQQVARSVAETCDETVHVAILEGTDVIYIAKVDSTHAVRMVSAAGRRLPAHCTSVGKMLLASLPDHELTSRIPDDAELVGMTPNSITEPSALREALAQIRQRGIAVESRESNPDVSCVAAPVRDRTGQVVAALSISVPMIRWSDERREELEQLAAKGAVELSEHLGYRTVV, encoded by the coding sequence GTGGGACGCCTCGTACCTGCCGTGACCCGGGCTCTCGACATTCTTGAGCTCTTCCTCGACGGGGACGGGACGCTCTCCGCCCCCGACATCGTGCGCAGGCTGCAGCTGCCGCGCACCACCGTGCACGAGCTGGTCACCACGCTCGCCGCCCGCGCGTACATCATCCAGGTGCCCGGGCAGCCGGGACGTTACCGGCTTGGTGTGCGGCCGTACCAGCTCGGCAGCCGGTACGCCGAGCAGCTGGACCTCGCGGCCGAGGGGCAGCAGGTGGCGCGGTCCGTCGCGGAGACCTGTGACGAGACCGTGCACGTGGCGATCCTGGAGGGCACCGACGTCATCTACATCGCCAAGGTCGACTCCACGCATGCCGTGCGCATGGTGTCCGCCGCCGGGCGCCGGCTGCCCGCGCACTGCACGTCCGTCGGCAAGATGCTGCTGGCCTCCCTTCCGGATCACGAACTCACCTCGCGTATCCCGGACGACGCCGAGCTGGTGGGGATGACACCCAACAGCATCACCGAACCGTCCGCCCTGCGCGAGGCCCTGGCCCAGATCCGCCAGCGCGGTATCGCGGTGGAGAGCCGCGAGTCCAATCCGGACGTGAGCTGCGTGGCCGCGCCGGTACGGGACCGTACCGGGCAGGTCGTCGCCGCCCTCTCCATCTCCGTCCCCATGATCCGCTGGAGCGACGAGCGCCGCGAGGAGCTGGAGCAGCTCGCCGCCAAGGGCGCCGTGGAACTCTCCGAGCACCTCGGCTACAGGACCGTCGTATGA
- a CDS encoding SMP-30/gluconolactonase/LRE family protein, which yields MTAFEVAVRVEASLGEGPTWDADAGRLIFIDILGARVYTYDPVSGRRGVRVTDQHVGAAKPRAGGGLVLNLRDGVGLVDPDDSFRWLHREVVPGRRANDAAVAPDGSLWAGTMRYDEAPGGGTLSRITGDGDVRTVLDDVAVSNGVGWSPDGSLMYYIDSPTRQVDVFHHEGGRAVDRRRFAQIEEGAGFPDGLTVDADGCVWVALWGGAAVRRYTPDGELDRVIELPTPLVTACAFGGPDLTDLYVTTARVGLTAPHPVAGSLLVVPGAGKGLPQSAFAG from the coding sequence ATGACGGCGTTCGAGGTGGCGGTGCGCGTCGAGGCGAGCCTGGGGGAGGGCCCGACCTGGGACGCGGACGCCGGCCGGCTGATCTTTATCGACATCCTCGGTGCCCGTGTGTACACGTACGACCCCGTGTCGGGTCGCCGTGGCGTCCGGGTGACCGACCAGCACGTGGGTGCGGCGAAGCCCAGGGCAGGCGGTGGGCTCGTCCTGAATCTCCGGGACGGGGTCGGACTCGTCGACCCGGACGACTCCTTCCGCTGGCTGCACCGCGAGGTCGTCCCCGGCCGCCGCGCCAACGACGCCGCCGTCGCCCCCGACGGTTCCCTCTGGGCCGGCACCATGCGCTACGACGAGGCGCCCGGCGGCGGCACACTCTCCCGGATCACCGGGGACGGGGACGTGCGGACGGTTCTCGACGACGTCGCGGTCAGCAACGGTGTCGGCTGGAGCCCCGACGGCAGCCTGATGTACTACATCGACTCGCCGACGCGACAGGTCGACGTCTTCCACCATGAGGGCGGCCGGGCCGTGGACCGGCGCCGGTTCGCGCAGATCGAGGAGGGCGCCGGCTTCCCCGACGGACTGACGGTGGACGCCGACGGCTGCGTGTGGGTGGCGCTGTGGGGCGGTGCAGCGGTACGCCGCTACACGCCCGACGGCGAACTGGACCGCGTGATCGAGCTGCCCACTCCCCTGGTGACCGCCTGCGCTTTCGGGGGCCCGGACCTGACCGACCTCTACGTCACGACGGCCCGGGTGGGCCTGACCGCACCCCACCCGGTGGCAGGCTCCCTGCTGGTGGTTCCCGGTGCCGGAAAGGGTCTGCCCCAGTCGGCGTTCGCGGGCTGA